The following DNA comes from Camelina sativa cultivar DH55 chromosome 14, Cs, whole genome shotgun sequence.
ATATGAGATTGCattagtgagttttttttttcttcttccaagtaATAGGTCTTTCCTAAACATAAAAGGCTTCTCTATCAATAAGGTTAGGTTATCGTGTAGTGAGTAGTACAGAGTAAAAATCAGATCCCGGAAAAGAGTAATTATTGAGGTAGAAGATTTAAGAACTGCATAAATGTTAGTCATTGACGTTTCTCAGTGTTCTGCAACCCTAATCCTAAGTGCATGGATTTGAGTTTGCAACCTAATCCGAGCAGAACTATGGCAACAGTGAGGTCATCTCCAATGCAAAGAGACTTTCATTGTCTCTGAAcattattctatatataatttttgtttctttttaagttaAGAGACTCTTTGAtatgaattaaatttatatgtcTCCAATGGTAGAAAACCATATGGGTttctttagaatttagaattaaaaaataatattttaagtagaattcactttatattttataatactgAGAAAtaattgcatttcataaaattgAACATAAACATGACATATAAgcatatttgaaagaaaaaaaaaggcataaattaaaaaaaaaacatttagttGTAATCTTGATTTGGCATATTCCACCTGCTGACTTCTTTCGATCTGATATGAACATTCTACCACCTGAGTCGATGTTTTATGTCGTTATATTAATCTAGTGTAAAGTATACCTTGGTTGGTCATGTACAGCAACGTTGAATTCCTCTGCGATTTTGATTAGCCTGCAAAGCATCTAACCTTGTTTTTGCTGCAACATAGAAACTGGACTAACATAGATACAAAAATGAATATACCAATGGCAGTATGAGACATAGTACCTCAATAGTTAATgctgaaagaaaataaaatctcatcTCATGCATTTGAGAGGTGAACAAGACACCATAAAAGTTAATCCATATTAAAGTAGgagagaaacaacaaacatGCGTAGTGACAGAAGGAGTATGTGCTAACTGAGTTTTCTCAGACCTGAGTGAAGTTTAACTCTATTAGAATACAATCTAATTGACAGTAAAATTCTAGGGCTGGGATCAGTTTCTTCTCACCTGAATTCCCCAAAAGCCTATGTGATGGCTGCCTATGAAGTTTAGGATTCCCAAACACCACTAAACAGATGGATCAGCCAATTAACACAAATGATCACAATATTTTCTACTAGATCACTCGCTCAGCTCAGTTCATGTTACACCATTAAATCAATAAGATCACTCTCTCACAATCATCAAAATTCCTCTGCACTTATATCATATTCATACCATAAGCTTTCCAACACAACTAAGCTCACggcaaaaaatcaaaaatgagaGAGTGAACCGGTTTACGAAACCACAAACCCCACCAAACCAAGATAACACACCTTCGCAAAGGAGAAATCATAAGGAATCAACAGAGAGAAGACTTACCACTTGGAGGCGGCGGAGGATTCTTCTTCGAACCAGTGGCGGATGTGCTTGACGTTACCACTTACGACGGTGGCAGTTTGCTTGACGTGGCCCTTCAATAGCAACACCACGGCGCCTACTCCAACCCCCGTCGCTATGAAATTCGTCAAACCCATTCTTCCGATTAAAATCCAAACTACAAAGAATCCTAATTTTCTAATTCCCAATTCAAATAACCCTaatattaatcatatataaacaacCCTAATTCATCAAGatttaccaacaaaaacaagaagaatcgTACCAGGAGAAGCATAAAGCATGTCTTCGTTTTCGCCATCATCGTCTCTCGACCACCAGAgccaagaaagagagaaaactcgggaaagagaaagatcaaaaagaaaaaaaaagaaaaaaattgtctaAATTTTTGACCAATTAGAGACCGCCACGTAGCGTCTCTTACCATCTCCAAAAACTCTGTTTTCAGAGACGATCCTgcagttttattttgtttttcaacacTTTTTTTCAAGAGACCATGCTAAAGAGACCCCGTTGGAGATGCCCTGATGATGTGAAGAGAAAGCCTGAATCACAAGCAAGCTACAAGAGATATGACGGTTTGGGCTTCCCACTCGGTTTGGGCTTGGACCAAGTAAACAAAACAAGTAGAAGATTCTAGGGCAGCCGTCATCATGAAACAACAAGGAGATAGATCATATCCCTCTTGATCTAACAGTGGAGATTCTCACCAGGTTGCCAGCCAAGTCTCTTATGAAGTTCAAATCCGTTTCTAAGTCGTGGTCGTCCATTATTCGTAGCCAAGGGTTCATCGATTCCTTCTACTCAATCTCCTCGACACGACCACGGTTTATAGTCGCTTTCACCAACGGCATATTCGCCAAGCGTGAGGAGAAGcgcttgttcttcttctcgtcTTCACACGAGGGacatgaatcttcttctttaataacCAATCACCGTATGACAATACCATGTTTAAGCGTTTGTAGCAACCCTGCGTCAAGGTGTGTTTCCGTCCGTGGCTTCATAGGCTGTTCACTTGTAGGTGGGTTCATGGTATGTAACCCTAGCACCAGACAAGTCATTGTCTTACCAAGCTTACCCTCACGCCGCGCTCCTGATATGAGAGGCAGATGTTTAGGGTATGATCCGGTGGATGATCAGTTCAAAGCTTTGTCACTCATTTCTTCGCGCATACCTAATAATGATGGTGTAGAGCACTTGGTGCTAACTCTAAAAggtgataaaaaattatattcatggAGGCAAATCAGAGGTAACAACAATGTTCCACCTTATTCCCCTCTAACTATGAAAGTATGCATCAACGGGGTTGTGTATTATGGTGGTTGGACTCCAAAAGTAAATATGAATCCAGTGATCgtttgttttgatgttagatCAGAGAAGATAAATTTTATCAAAGCACCTAGGGATGTCGTAGGATGGTGGAATGATTCGATTTTGATGGAATACAAAGGGAAGTTAGCTTCCATTGTAAGATACCCTTTGGCACGTTTCCATAGTTTTGATTTGTGGGTGTTAGAAGACATGGAGAAACACGAATGGTCAAAGCAAACATGTGAGATTCCATTTTCTCTGTGGGATTATGTTGGGGGTTTTCAGTTGTCTTTTCCAGGCACTAACGAGGTTGGGGAGATCATTCTAGCCCCAAAAATCTTGTCACGCTACCATCTTCAACCCTTCTACATTTTCTACTACCATGTAGAAACAAGCAACATTAGAAGAGTTAGGCTTGAAGGAATTGCTGATGATGAAAGTTTTAGGCACTGTTATGGAATTGGAAAGATTGTTGGTGTATGTAACGTCTATATATCACCAGAACATGTTGAAAATATTAGgtctttgtaaacttttttaattcaCGGATATGGCCCTCTTTGTTTTTTCGTACTCAACATATACGTGTTGATTTTATGTACCTAACAAATTGGCTTGATACTATGGGATTtgctcaaatttattttttataaaaccatagTCTCTATAGTGATTAATTTTTATGATGGGTACAGAATCCCTGCTCAAAATTTATAGAtgtctatttcttctttttgttctgtttttctttttaattttaagattaaTTGGAACATTTTACATTTTGCAATCAAAACAATTTTCCCTAGAGTATAGACGCAGCTGAGTGGTGGTTTTCTAAAAAGTTCACTCTCTGATCAGGACTTTTTTGATAGTAGAATCTTTACAAATACTTTTTAGGATCTCTGCTAAGTTCACTCTCAATACGTAAGCACATGTGTCCTTCATATTCATGTACATATCATTTGTGTGTCCCGCAGTTGTAAGACTCAGAATTAGAAAGGAGTGTCTAGAAAGCAGAATCACATGGAATATCAGGAATGATAATTACTAATTAGAGCTCACTTGTCGCAGGACGTGTCTCAAAAAACACATGTTCCAAAGTTTTGGCTAAGCAAGGATTCATAAGAATCAAGCGCATTGACACTAACAAGCTCGAGAGTCCCGGTAGCTTCATCACCTGGATGAAGTGCTGATCAAGCGACCGATGTCGCTAGAGATACGAATAAGCTTGTGATGACGTTTGAACagaaagaaacgaaaaaataaaacacgagAAAAATGATCGACATATACCGATATTTGTGATcctttgttgtttgtatttgtttggTCTAATCATTCACAATTGTATCATGCATcaacaaaagatttatataatctGCGGACAAATATAGTtcttattttacctttttagggTCTGTGATGACTAGAGTCTAGAGAGTAGAAATGTGTTTGTTGTCATCACACATGCACTACCACTCTGTTCGTATTACGACAAAGAAAAAGCATTTATGAAACGTACGTATTTCGGCATTTTGACCTGGTTCGACTTGTTAGCAGACAGTTGTTTCTCTATCATACAGTGTCCGCACATTGGTCGCAATACTCTcataaattatcttttattttaaagaaaaaaatgttaaatactGATATTATCTTGTGAATCTCTCCAAACACAAAATCAGTATAGTTAAAAGAGACCCGGTTGAGTAAAGCCCTGAACTGAAGCTAGACCTTCTCTGGTACATTCACAGCTTCTTTGGAACTTGTGGTTGTTGCGGCATCATTGGTGGTAGTTGTGGTTGCCTGATTTGTGAATAGGGTATCAACGGTTGCGGAGGCCACAACTGCGGAGGACCATTCTGAAACTTTGATGGGACATGCCAGTTTCGGTTTCGCATCGGTAAAGGCTGTACAACCTTTGATTTACTGGTCAAACACAATagaaaagaaagtttttttcGTAGCCCTCTCTTGttcttctgcttcatcttctctaGCAATTCACGTTGCATGGGTTTAGGATCATTATATGAACTAGCAGagtcagaagaagaagtttcatcttcatcgtcgctctttagatcatcatcttcaatctgGTACTTAACTGAGAAGAGCTCTGTTTTTTTGCCACATTTATTAAGTTTACGAACCAGAGTCATAGGTTCAACGTTACCTGTGACTGTCATGAGCCCTTTTTTTCTGTTGTACTCCACTTCGTTTACACCTGTTTTCATTGGAAACAAAGTATTAAGAATTATCTCATGttataagacttatatatatgagTCAAGAAGCAGTTCAAAAGTAAGTTGGACTTTTTCTTATTACCAGAGATACTCTTCAACTTGATGCCTGCTTTTTTTTGGCAACCGGTGCAGCACTTTAGATCGACTTTTAGTATGCAAGTCTGCAAAATTTACACAAGCTAATCATTTAGCaactgaagagagagagatgggcgGACGTACGTTACGGTTAACAGGAGCACTTGCCACGGgtaaatttttttagattagtGTTATTTTACGTGAGTTTTTAAGTATGGCTCtgctcaaatattttttattgccCCCATTACcctattttctttttagatacaagttttgtgttgtgtataatactaaaatatcatacaaatacaatacaataacttaatttgtttatatttcttaTGTTAACAAGTtcatattctatatataaaacaaaattttattacttaTTTTAAGTTGACAaaactaatcaaatattttaattgatataattttatttaaaaaataataaaataataatttaatattattgccccggataaatttattttttggatgatatatggatagatagattgagagattgagagagagaggaaaaagtaCCCGGACGGATTGGTTTGGCTCCGCCATTGTGAAGGAAGCTtggtgaaaagaagaagaaagcccTAAACTGAGACTcaatggagaaaaagaagatttgtACAACTGGCATCGTTAAATCTTTTATATACAACGGGAGAATCCATAAACTTTCCATAATTACCgaatttttatattaacaaGTTAAGGTAATGATACATTTTATTGACTTTGATAGCTATTGTTGGTTTCCATATTCGAAAAATATTCTGGCAATTTCAAGACCTGCCTTCTCTATATGTACCAAGTGAATTCAAACTCTGATGGTGAGATATTTAAAAGTTCTCATTCTTGCATCATTTGATTTGAACTGAAGCTAACAAGAAAAGTTTTGTTAAGTGACATGATGACACTATTTAGCAGGAACGAGAGCTGGAGAATTAGCAAAGTGACTTAATCGGGAAAGATGATTGGCAAAAAGATGAGAGTATCATATCTGATCCGGGAACAACGACTCTAGGCCGATGTATTATCCACCAGCAACATCATCAGCACGTCCTGGCCCAGCCAACCGGAAAACACCTGAGAGAAGCGAGGAGACAGGAGTGGGGACGGATCAACAAAATCAGGATGCATCACATGACATGGAGCAGTTCGAGGTCGGAAACAGTTTAAGAAACGAAGCgagtgaaagtgaagaagaagacgaagctccAAGACGATCAAGACATGGAGAAGGAAAGAAGCGTCTGTGAGAGAGACTTACACAAGCTCTCTCCCCCTCTATTTTTGATTCAAACATATTAGTATTACATTAGTGGCATATTATTCgtatttt
Coding sequences within:
- the LOC104743664 gene encoding uncharacterized protein LOC104743664 — encoded protein: MAEPNQSVRTCILKVDLKCCTGCQKKAGIKLKSISGVNEVEYNRKKGLMTVTGNVEPMTLVRKLNKCGKKTELFSVKYQIEDDDLKSDDEDETSSSDSASSYNDPKPMQRELLEKMKQKNKRGLRKKLSFLLCLTSKSKVVQPLPMRNRNWHVPSKFQNGPPQLWPPQPLIPYSQIRQPQLPPMMPQQPQVPKKL
- the LOC104743663 gene encoding F-box protein At1g30790-like, with the translated sequence MLKRPRWRCPDDVKRKPESQASYKRYDGLGFPLGLGLDQEIDHIPLDLTVEILTRLPAKSLMKFKSVSKSWSSIIRSQGFIDSFYSISSTRPRFIVAFTNGIFAKREEKRLFFFSSSHEGHESSSLITNHRMTIPCLSVCSNPASRCVSVRGFIGCSLVGGFMVCNPSTRQVIVLPSLPSRRAPDMRGRCLGYDPVDDQFKALSLISSRIPNNDGVEHLVLTLKGDKKLYSWRQIRGNNNVPPYSPLTMKVCINGVVYYGGWTPKVNMNPVIVCFDVRSEKINFIKAPRDVVGWWNDSILMEYKGKLASIVRYPLARFHSFDLWVLEDMEKHEWSKQTCEIPFSLWDYVGGFQLSFPGTNEVGEIILAPKILSRYHLQPFYIFYYHVETSNIRRVRLEGIADDESFRHCYGIGKIVGVCNVYISPEHVENIRSL